From a region of the Scyliorhinus torazame isolate Kashiwa2021f chromosome 15, sScyTor2.1, whole genome shotgun sequence genome:
- the LOC140392119 gene encoding P2Y purinoceptor 3: protein MNNSTSDLQPSLQTRGCTYQEKFKNILLPVTYTVVLVFGLTLNMTVIVQLWFSQKPLTRSAIYMVNLAMADVLYVCSLPLLIYNYIHMDYWPFGEIMCKAVRFLFYANLHGSILFLTCISLQRYLGICHPLSTWHKKQGPRFAWMVCGLLWTFVIAECAPTWRFASTGVQRNRTVCYDLSSPENSLYYFPYGITLTVVGFMIPFIGLLACYCAMAMALHKPDKVLGLTNERKKSKALRMIIIVTVVFVISFVPFHVTKTAYLIIRARSSVACQTLQSFARAYKATRPLASLNSVLDPILFYFTYEGFRQSTRNLLEKVSTNRQARAQKVETR, encoded by the coding sequence ATGAACAATTCCACCTCTGACCTCCAGCCCAGTCTGCAGACGAGAGGCTGCACGTATCAAGAGAAATTCAAGAACATCCTACTGCCCGTCACTTACACAGTGGTCTTGGTCTTTGGCCTGACCTTAAACATGACTGTCATCGTTCAGCTCTGGTTCTCCCAGAAACCGCTGACCAGGAGCGCCATCTACATGGTCAACTTGGCTATGGCTGATGTCCTGTATGTCTGCTCCCTTCCACTCCTGATTTACAACTACATCCACATGGACTACTGGCCCTTTGGTGAGATAATGTGCAAGGCCGTCCGTTTTCTCTTCTACGCCAATCTTCACGGTAGCATCTTGTTCCTCACATGCATTAGCTTGCAACGTTATCTCGGCATCTGCCACCCGCTCAGCACTTGGCATAAGAAACAGGGCCCCAGGTTTGCCTGGATGGTCTGCGGCCTGCTTTGGACCTTCGTGATAGCGGAATGCGCTCCCACCTGGAGATTCGCCTCCACTGGTGTGCAGCGGAACCGGACGGTGTGCTACGACTTGAGCAGCCCCGAGAACTCCCTCTACTACTTCCCCTATGGGATCACCTTGACCGTGGTGGGGTTCATGATCCCGTTCATCGGGCTGCTGGCGTGCTACTGCGCCATGGCGATGGCGCTCCACAAGCCCGACAAAGTGCTGGGCCTCACCAACGAGCGGAAGAAAAGTAAAGCCCTGCGGATGATCATCATCGTCACCGTCGTCTTCGTCATCAGCTTCGTGCCCTTCCACGTGACCAAGACGGCGTACCTCATCATCCGCGCTCGGAGCTCCGTCGCCTGCCAGACGCTGCAGAGTTTCGCCCGGGCGTACAAGGCCACCAGGCCCCTGGCCAGTTTGAACAGCGTCTTGGATCCCATTCTGTTCTACTTCACTTATGAGGGATTCAGGCAGAGCACACGGAATCTGCTCGAGAAAGTCAGCACCAATCGGCAGGCCAGAGCCCAGAAAGTGGAGACAAGGTGA